Proteins encoded within one genomic window of Corynebacterium aurimucosum:
- the selB gene encoding selenocysteine-specific translation elongation factor, whose amino-acid sequence MYVVATAGHVDHGKSSLVKALTGMEPDRWEEEKRRGLTIDLGFVWTKLDSGADVAFVDVPGHEKFLGNMLVGVGPAPVVLFVVAADEGWQAQSTDHRDALRAVGIEHGVVALSRADRADAARRAEVVAQVETELAGTALADAPIVDVSAKTGEGVGTLRTELDQVLAAMPAPDPQARVRLWVDRGFSVKGAGTVVTGTLAAGTVSVGDELELHGQRVTVRGVHSENKSVDSAGPVTRVALNLRGVAADQVHRGDALLSPGGWRALETVDIRRTFGTEMAELPQNLVVHIGTAGVGARLRPLGGEFARLTLESPLSLTLLDRFVVRSPGGRHVAAGFEVVDMHPAALSRRGAAKKRAAELEALEPTNPSEWLKRCGYASRDDLLRDGFSVEEKPAGVIVFREWWIAARQVTAWKNALVEAVEAHAAANPLSPGLTKAAAMDALNLSEPALLGLAVAAAKLESVDGVLRVPGKTVDLGPAEKAVAELEQRLRAEPFAAPEAEDLKELGLGPKELAAAERAGRLLRLAKGVVLLPSAPRAAFDVAAQLEQPFTLSAARQALGTTRRVAVPLLEHLDATGATRLVEGKRFVCGPRERAPK is encoded by the coding sequence GTGTACGTTGTGGCCACCGCCGGCCATGTCGACCACGGCAAGTCGAGCCTAGTCAAGGCGCTGACGGGAATGGAGCCGGACCGCTGGGAAGAAGAGAAGCGGCGCGGCCTGACCATTGACTTGGGCTTCGTGTGGACGAAGCTTGACTCCGGCGCCGATGTGGCTTTTGTCGATGTGCCGGGGCATGAGAAGTTCCTGGGCAACATGCTGGTCGGGGTGGGGCCCGCGCCGGTGGTGCTCTTTGTGGTGGCGGCCGATGAAGGCTGGCAAGCGCAGTCTACTGACCACCGGGATGCCCTGCGCGCCGTGGGAATCGAGCACGGAGTGGTGGCGCTGAGCCGCGCGGACAGGGCAGATGCCGCCCGCCGCGCTGAGGTAGTCGCGCAGGTTGAGACAGAGCTGGCTGGAACAGCGCTTGCCGACGCTCCCATCGTCGACGTCTCCGCAAAGACCGGCGAGGGCGTGGGGACATTACGCACTGAGTTGGACCAGGTACTCGCCGCTATGCCCGCGCCTGATCCCCAGGCGCGCGTGCGGTTGTGGGTCGATCGCGGCTTTAGCGTGAAGGGTGCGGGCACCGTGGTGACAGGAACGCTGGCGGCGGGGACTGTCTCGGTGGGGGATGAGTTGGAGCTTCATGGGCAACGCGTGACGGTGCGCGGAGTGCACAGTGAAAACAAGTCGGTGGATAGCGCCGGTCCAGTCACGCGCGTGGCCCTCAACCTTCGCGGGGTGGCCGCCGACCAGGTTCATCGCGGGGATGCACTGCTGAGCCCTGGGGGCTGGCGGGCGCTCGAAACCGTGGATATTCGCCGCACCTTTGGTACTGAGATGGCTGAGCTTCCCCAGAACCTCGTGGTGCACATCGGCACCGCGGGCGTTGGTGCCCGTCTGCGGCCATTAGGAGGTGAGTTCGCGAGGTTGACACTGGAAAGCCCGCTATCTCTCACGCTGCTTGATAGGTTCGTGGTGCGCAGCCCCGGCGGGCGACATGTAGCGGCAGGCTTCGAAGTCGTGGACATGCACCCGGCCGCGCTGAGTAGGCGCGGTGCAGCGAAGAAGCGCGCAGCTGAGCTAGAAGCCTTAGAGCCGACCAACCCGTCCGAGTGGCTCAAGCGCTGCGGCTACGCTTCGCGCGACGACCTCCTGCGCGATGGCTTTTCGGTGGAGGAAAAGCCGGCAGGGGTCATTGTTTTCCGCGAGTGGTGGATTGCCGCCCGCCAGGTAACCGCGTGGAAGAATGCCCTCGTTGAGGCAGTGGAAGCACATGCTGCGGCGAACCCGCTGTCCCCGGGGCTGACGAAGGCAGCGGCCATGGACGCGCTGAACCTATCGGAGCCGGCCCTGCTGGGGTTGGCGGTAGCGGCAGCCAAGCTCGAATCAGTAGATGGTGTGCTGCGCGTTCCCGGCAAGACCGTCGACCTTGGCCCTGCGGAGAAGGCAGTAGCTGAGCTCGAACAACGCCTGCGCGCTGAGCCCTTCGCTGCCCCGGAGGCAGAAGACCTCAAGGAATTGGGACTGGGCCCCAAGGAGCTCGCCGCCGCCGAGCGCGCCGGGCGCCTGCTCCGCCTGGCCAAGGGCGTTGTGCTTCTGCCTTCAGCTCCGCGTGCGGCTTTCGATGTGGCGGCACAGTTGGAACAGCCCTTCACCCTCTCGGCGGCACGTCAGGCCCTGGGCACGACGCGCCGGGTTGCTGTCCCACTGTTGGAGCACCTCGATGCCACCGGCGCGACCCGCCTAGTCGAAGGCAAACGCTTCGTGTGTGGGCCAAGGGAAAGAGCACCAAAGTAA
- the zupT gene encoding zinc transporter ZupT codes for MDLATIAFAFSLVLLSGLSTSIGGALAVGKREPGPKFMATALGLSAGVMLYVSFMEILPEALKKLESTLGDEARATWTMMAAFFAGIAIIAIIDRLVPEEINPHEPATTEEDARRKRLMKTGIFTAFALAIHNFPEGFATFLSGLEAPEIAIPVAVAIAIHNIPEGIAVAVPLRSATGSRKKAFWWATLSGLAEPLGALIGFALLMPFIGPMTFGICFAVIAGIMVFISLDELLPTAEETGEHHCAIYGLIAGMAVMAVSLALFI; via the coding sequence ATGGACTTAGCTACCATTGCCTTCGCTTTCAGCCTTGTGCTGCTGTCGGGCTTGTCGACGTCCATCGGAGGCGCCCTGGCCGTCGGAAAGCGGGAGCCAGGCCCGAAGTTCATGGCCACTGCTTTGGGGCTGTCTGCGGGCGTAATGCTCTACGTCTCCTTCATGGAAATCCTGCCGGAGGCCCTGAAGAAGCTAGAAAGCACCCTCGGGGACGAGGCGCGCGCCACCTGGACGATGATGGCGGCATTCTTCGCGGGTATTGCGATCATTGCCATCATTGACCGCCTTGTGCCCGAGGAGATTAACCCGCACGAGCCGGCCACCACCGAGGAGGACGCGCGGCGCAAACGGCTGATGAAGACCGGCATCTTTACCGCCTTCGCGCTGGCCATCCACAACTTCCCGGAAGGCTTTGCCACGTTTCTCTCAGGCCTCGAAGCCCCGGAGATCGCTATCCCCGTTGCCGTGGCTATTGCCATTCACAACATCCCCGAGGGCATTGCGGTAGCGGTACCTTTGCGCAGTGCAACGGGCTCACGCAAGAAAGCCTTCTGGTGGGCCACGCTATCTGGCTTGGCAGAGCCCCTCGGCGCCCTCATTGGCTTCGCGCTGCTGATGCCATTTATCGGGCCGATGACTTTCGGTATCTGCTTTGCCGTCATCGCCGGCATCATGGTGTTCATCTCCTTGGATGAGCTTTTGCCCACGGCGGAGGAGACCGGAGAACACCACTGTGCCATCTACGGACTGATCGCCGGGATGGCGGTCATGGCCGTCTCCCTCGCGCTGTTTATCTAA
- a CDS encoding DUF808 domain-containing protein, translated as MAGGLFALLDDVALIARSAASSVDDVAALAGKTSVKAAGVVVDDAAVTPQYVQGVKPQRELPMIWRITKGSLINKLVIILPIALILSWIAPWALTPILMCGGAYLCFEGAEKIFHAVLHRGDKDEQTVEEKGPDAEDSLVKSAITTDLILSAEIMVISLNEVIDQPFWLRLGALVTVGVLLTLGVYGAVGLLVKMDDIGVALLKRHDGDSALGTALVKGMPIVLNIIGIIGTAAMLWVGGHIVVKGLSEFGAEQPYGFIHHVTESINNGALAWLADTGLSMLCGFILGAVIVTIIMAVKATAERVK; from the coding sequence ATGGCCGGTGGTCTCTTTGCCCTGCTTGACGACGTCGCCCTGATCGCCCGCTCCGCTGCCTCCAGCGTCGACGACGTGGCAGCATTGGCCGGAAAGACTTCGGTGAAAGCCGCCGGGGTCGTTGTCGACGACGCCGCTGTCACGCCCCAATATGTCCAGGGCGTCAAGCCGCAGCGTGAGCTGCCCATGATTTGGCGCATCACCAAGGGCTCGCTCATCAACAAGCTCGTCATCATCCTGCCGATTGCGCTCATCCTGTCGTGGATCGCGCCGTGGGCGCTCACCCCTATCCTCATGTGCGGTGGTGCTTACCTGTGCTTCGAGGGCGCAGAGAAGATCTTCCATGCTGTCCTTCACCGCGGTGATAAGGACGAACAGACCGTGGAAGAAAAGGGCCCCGATGCCGAGGACTCCCTGGTGAAATCCGCTATCACCACCGACCTCATCCTCTCCGCCGAGATCATGGTGATCTCCCTCAACGAGGTCATTGATCAGCCCTTCTGGCTGCGCCTCGGCGCCTTGGTCACCGTTGGTGTCCTCCTCACATTGGGCGTCTATGGCGCCGTCGGGCTGCTAGTCAAGATGGATGACATCGGCGTCGCCCTGCTCAAGCGTCACGATGGTGACTCCGCCCTGGGCACCGCCTTGGTGAAGGGCATGCCGATTGTGCTCAATATCATCGGCATCATCGGCACCGCCGCCATGCTGTGGGTCGGCGGCCACATTGTGGTCAAGGGTCTGAGCGAATTCGGCGCCGAACAGCCTTATGGCTTTATCCACCACGTGACCGAGAGCATCAACAACGGTGCCCTCGCCTGGTTGGCGGACACCGGCTTGTCGATGTTGTGCGGCTTTATTCTGGGCGCCGTTATCGTCACCATCATCATGGCGGTCAAGGCCACCGCCGAGCGCGTGAAATAG
- a CDS encoding DUF402 domain-containing protein — protein sequence MSTDLHPVKQETFNTTDNINVDPKGFEREVDTYRVTDFGLYMARGANHPRFGYLESWLLPDLGLRANIFHFREGVDVHQDFYIDVADIDIDGDVWTTRDLYVDLVSTSGEPVDVLDIDELAAATSNGLISAEEAERAMERTLTAVEGITRYGDDAMNWLRTLGMDLTWAENVELVPAE from the coding sequence ATGAGCACAGACCTGCACCCAGTCAAGCAAGAAACCTTTAATACCACCGACAACATCAACGTCGACCCGAAAGGTTTCGAGCGCGAGGTAGACACCTACCGGGTCACCGACTTTGGCCTCTACATGGCCCGCGGCGCTAATCACCCGCGCTTCGGCTACCTCGAGTCTTGGCTGCTGCCGGACCTTGGCTTGCGCGCCAACATCTTCCACTTCCGCGAGGGCGTCGATGTGCACCAGGACTTCTACATCGACGTTGCCGATATCGATATTGACGGGGACGTGTGGACCACCCGCGATCTCTACGTCGACTTGGTCTCCACCTCTGGCGAGCCAGTCGATGTTCTCGATATTGACGAGCTAGCCGCCGCCACCTCCAACGGCCTCATCAGTGCCGAGGAGGCCGAGCGCGCCATGGAGCGGACCCTGACCGCCGTCGAAGGCATCACGCGCTACGGCGATGACGCCATGAATTGGTTGCGCACGCTGGGAATGGACCTTACTTGGGCAGAAAATGTGGAGCTCGTTCCTGCCGAGTAA
- a CDS encoding Rv1157c family protein yields MAFSEQHSSRSARRGVAGLTAAVMMGLLSITPAHAGAPDLSSLVNIPQSSNPLDSLGRPTPETQERVRAFAAQPWIPQEARSAILTALNFTAGEGGEGGVAMPEGNNPGFRQFYWPTVSAQCIGGQGDSVGSAIAVPGPTDMPAPGAGEGETVFLFTALGTPTAAEEQGAMRVQWFNLDTFQFGTTPLFNNGINTDGPTTVSGRATTGKGTVVAVLSGAVNTAESSCSFPPTAAYLEVN; encoded by the coding sequence ATGGCCTTTTCCGAACAGCACTCTTCCCGCTCCGCCCGTCGTGGCGTCGCCGGACTCACTGCTGCCGTGATGATGGGCCTACTCAGCATCACGCCCGCACACGCCGGCGCCCCCGACCTCTCCTCGCTCGTGAATATCCCACAGAGCAGCAACCCGTTGGACAGCCTCGGCCGTCCCACCCCGGAGACGCAGGAGCGCGTTCGTGCTTTCGCGGCACAGCCATGGATCCCGCAGGAAGCCCGCAGCGCCATCCTCACCGCCCTTAATTTCACCGCCGGTGAAGGCGGCGAAGGCGGCGTTGCCATGCCGGAGGGAAATAACCCCGGCTTCCGCCAGTTCTACTGGCCCACGGTCTCCGCGCAGTGCATCGGCGGGCAGGGCGATTCGGTGGGTTCCGCCATCGCTGTGCCTGGCCCGACCGATATGCCGGCCCCAGGTGCAGGTGAAGGCGAAACCGTCTTCCTCTTCACCGCGCTGGGCACCCCGACCGCCGCGGAAGAGCAGGGCGCCATGCGCGTTCAGTGGTTCAACCTGGACACCTTCCAGTTTGGCACCACTCCCCTGTTCAACAATGGCATCAACACCGATGGGCCAACCACGGTCTCGGGCCGTGCCACGACTGGCAAGGGTACCGTCGTGGCGGTCCTCTCCGGCGCAGTCAACACTGCTGAATCCTCGTGTTCCTTCCCACCTACCGCGGCTTACCTCGAGGTGAACTAA
- the typA gene encoding translational GTPase TypA translates to MSNTEFRNVAIVAHVDHGKTTLVNGMLEQSGAFGDHGEHSDRVMDSNDQERERGITILAKNTAIHRKGLGKDGGDLIINVIDTPGHADFGGEVERGISMVDGVVLLVDASEGPLPQTRFVLTKALEAKLPVIICVNKTDRPDARIDEVVTEAQDLLLEIAAGLEDEEAAAAAEELLDLPVLYTSGREGKASTENPGNGNVPNADDLQALFDVIYDVLPEPSAKVDAPLQAHVTNLDSDDFLGRIALLRIYSGTIKKGQQVAWIHYDEEGEMHTKTVKVAELLRTVGFQRQPDTEAIAGDIVAISGISDIMIGDTIADVERPEPLPRIKVDEPAISMTIGVNTSPMAGQGGGDKLTARMVKARLDQELIGNVSLKVLPTERPDAWEVQGRGEMALSVLIENMRREGFELTVGKPQVVTQVIDGKTMEPYEMLTIDSPSEHQGAITQLLATRKGQMQSMDVREGDWVRMVFRVPARGLIGFRTQFMTETRGSGIANSISDGLDVWAGDIKARPTGSLVADRSGQITAYALQQLADRGDFFVEPGMEAYEGMVVGANNRDEDMDINITKEKKLTNMRSATADATVTLAKARTLSLEEALEFCGTDECVEVGPNVLRVRKVELSSTERKRAAARAKQLNK, encoded by the coding sequence GTGAGTAATACTGAGTTCCGTAACGTAGCCATCGTCGCGCACGTTGACCACGGTAAAACCACCCTCGTCAACGGCATGCTGGAGCAGTCCGGCGCTTTCGGCGACCATGGCGAACACTCGGATCGCGTCATGGACTCCAATGATCAGGAGCGCGAGCGCGGCATCACCATTCTGGCGAAGAACACCGCCATCCACCGCAAGGGCCTGGGCAAGGACGGCGGGGATCTCATCATCAACGTCATCGACACCCCGGGCCACGCCGACTTCGGCGGCGAGGTGGAGCGCGGTATCTCGATGGTCGACGGCGTCGTGCTGCTTGTCGACGCCTCCGAAGGCCCCCTCCCACAGACCCGCTTCGTGCTTACCAAGGCGCTGGAGGCGAAGCTGCCGGTCATCATTTGCGTGAATAAGACCGACCGCCCGGATGCCCGAATCGATGAGGTCGTTACCGAGGCCCAGGACCTGCTGCTGGAAATCGCCGCCGGCCTGGAAGATGAGGAAGCAGCAGCTGCTGCCGAGGAACTGCTGGATCTGCCGGTCCTCTACACCTCCGGCCGTGAGGGCAAGGCCTCAACCGAAAACCCAGGCAATGGCAACGTCCCGAACGCTGATGATCTGCAGGCGCTTTTCGACGTCATCTATGACGTCCTCCCTGAGCCCTCCGCCAAGGTCGACGCCCCGCTGCAGGCGCACGTGACCAACCTGGACTCCGATGACTTCCTCGGCCGTATCGCCCTGCTGCGTATCTACTCAGGCACCATCAAGAAGGGCCAGCAGGTGGCCTGGATACATTATGACGAGGAAGGGGAGATGCACACCAAGACCGTCAAGGTGGCAGAGCTCCTGCGCACCGTCGGCTTCCAGCGCCAGCCGGATACCGAGGCTATCGCCGGTGACATCGTGGCCATCTCCGGTATCTCCGACATCATGATTGGTGACACCATTGCGGACGTCGAGCGCCCAGAGCCGCTGCCGCGCATCAAGGTCGACGAGCCGGCTATTTCCATGACCATCGGCGTCAACACCTCCCCGATGGCAGGCCAGGGCGGCGGCGATAAGCTCACTGCCCGCATGGTCAAGGCTCGCTTGGACCAGGAGCTCATCGGTAACGTCTCCCTCAAGGTGCTGCCGACAGAGCGCCCGGATGCTTGGGAGGTTCAGGGCCGCGGCGAGATGGCCTTGTCCGTGCTCATCGAGAACATGCGCCGTGAGGGTTTCGAGTTGACCGTCGGCAAGCCGCAGGTGGTCACCCAGGTCATCGACGGAAAGACGATGGAGCCGTACGAGATGCTCACCATCGATTCCCCCTCCGAGCACCAGGGCGCTATTACCCAGTTGCTGGCCACCCGCAAGGGCCAAATGCAGTCCATGGATGTCCGCGAGGGCGACTGGGTCCGCATGGTTTTCCGCGTCCCCGCCCGCGGCCTTATCGGCTTCCGCACTCAGTTCATGACGGAGACTCGCGGCTCTGGTATCGCCAACTCCATCTCCGATGGTCTCGATGTTTGGGCTGGCGATATCAAGGCACGCCCGACGGGCTCGCTGGTGGCCGACCGTTCCGGCCAGATCACCGCCTACGCTCTGCAGCAGTTGGCGGACCGTGGTGACTTCTTCGTGGAGCCGGGCATGGAGGCCTACGAAGGCATGGTTGTCGGCGCCAATAACCGTGATGAGGATATGGATATCAACATCACCAAGGAAAAGAAGCTGACCAACATGCGCTCCGCTACCGCGGATGCCACCGTCACCCTCGCCAAGGCTCGGACCCTGTCCCTGGAAGAGGCGCTGGAGTTCTGTGGCACAGACGAGTGCGTCGAGGTCGGCCCGAACGTCCTGCGCGTGCGCAAGGTCGAGCTGTCTTCCACCGAACGCAAGCGTGCGGCCGCCCGCGCTAAGCAGCTCAACAAGTAA